In a single window of the Fusarium falciforme chromosome 3, complete sequence genome:
- a CDS encoding Glycoside hydrolase family 13 encodes MPTSTSPDRQWWKELVVYQIYPASFLDSDADGLGDLPGIISKLDYIQSVGATAIWLSPIFKSPQHDMGYDVSDYRDIHRPYGTVEDVEALIQGCHERGIKVLLDLVVNHTSHEHEWFRESRSSRTSPKRDWYFWRDPKFDSDGTRQPPNNWASIFGGSAWTWDEPTGQYYLSLFLPEQPDLNWANEEMRRATYADMQFWLDRGADGFRIDSMNLMSKHPDLPDAPITRPDSKFQPGDKYFASGPRMHDYIREMREEVLDKYACMTVGELGFTKDEDSVASYVAKDRHELNMLFTGDIVDMDFGVNHKYERDDFRLSKLKAITSRWQGAMPKVDGWNSVYMDNHDSGRSLSRYGSDLPEYRKDAAKMLAVYLGTLSGTLFLLQGQEIGMANAPESWTIDDYIDVEGLNYYKSELDKRGPGADMSDVMREMRLKARDNGRLPMQWNADKNGGFTKGSKPWMRVNDDFSDWNVAQQENDEDSVLAFWRQVLKLRQQEKDVFVYGRFDILPEYERSEQLFAYTMTSYDGRVALVLLNFSQEEQNVELEGYTGWKRLLGKNTETFKAGGVELKPHEGVVYAGWE; translated from the coding sequence ATGCCGACATCTACCTCTCCGGACAGGCAATGGTGGAAGGAGTTGGTGGTCTATCAGATCTACCCAGCAAGCTTCCTCGACTCAGACGCTGATGGACTGGGCGACCTGCCAGGGATCATCTCCAAGCTGGACTACATTCAATCAGTAGGAGCCACCGCCATCTGGCTGTCGCCCATCTTCAAGAGTCCCCAGCATGACATGGGCTATGATGTCTCAGACTATCGAGATATCCACCGCCCGTATGGAACAGTTGAAGACGTCGAGGCCCTAATCCAAGGCTGCCATGAGAGAGGTATCAAAgttcttcttgacctcgtgGTCAACCATACCAGCCACGAGCACGAATGGTTCCGAGAGTCACGCTCATCGAGAACATCCCCCAAGAGAGACTGGTACTTCTGGCGTGACCCCAAGTTTGACTCGGACGGCACCCGCCAACCGCCCAACAACTGGGCCTCCATCTTTGGCGGCAGTGCCTGGACATGGGACGAGCCAACAGGCCAATACtatctctccctcttcttgcCCGAGCAGCCCGACCTGAACTGGGCCAACGAGGAGATGCGCCGCGCAACCTACGCCGACATGCAGTTCTGGCTCGACAGGGGCGCTGACGGTTTCCGCATCGACTCGATGAACCTCATGTCCAAGCACCCAGACCTCCCTGACGCGCCCATCACGCGGCCCGACTCGAAGTTCCAACCGGGAGACAAGTATTTTGCCAGCGGCCCACGGATGCACGATTATATCCGGGAGATGCGCGAGGAAGTCCTGGACAAATACGCCTGCATGACGGTTGGCGAGCTGGGCTtcaccaaggacgaggacagTGTGGCAAGCTACGTCGCCAAGGACAGGCATGAGCTGAACATGCTATTCACAGGCGACATCGTGGACATGGATTTTGGTGTCAACCACAAGTACGAGCGGGACGACTTCAGgctctccaagctcaaggccataACCAGCCGGTGGCAGGGCGCCATGCCCAAGGTCGACGGCTGGAACTCGGTGTACATGGACAACCACGACTCGGGCCGCTCCCTCTCGCGGTACGGATCGGATCTTCCCGAGTACAGGAAGGACGCGGCCAAGATGCTGGCCGTCTATCTGGGGACCTTGAGCGGCACGCTGTTCCTCCTGCAGGGTCAGGAGATCGGCATGGCGAATGCGCCCGAGTCGTGGACAATTGACGACTACATAGACGTCGAAGGCCTGAACTACTACAAGAGCGAACTTGACAAGAGAGGTCCCGGCGCTGACATGTCGGACGTCATGAGAGAAATGAGGTTGAAGGCGCGCGACAATGGAAGACTACCCATGCAGTGGAACGCAGACAAGAACGGTGGTTTCACCAAAGGGTCGAAGCCTTGGATGCGCGTCAACGACGACTTCAGTGACTGGAATGTCGCGCAGCAGGAGAATGATGAAGACAGCGTGTTGGCGTTTTGGAGACAGGTCCTGAAGCTCCGGCAGCAGGAGAAAGATGTCTTTGTGTACGGTCGGTTCGACATACTGCCCGAGTATGAGCGCAGTGAGCAGCTCTTTGCGTATACCATGACAAGTTACGATGGGAGAGTGGCGCTGGTCCTGCTGAATTTCTCGCAAGAGGAACAGAATGTTGAGCTAGAGGGATATACTGGGTGGAAGAGATTGCTTGGAAAGAATACCGAGACCTTTAaggctggtggtgttgagctcAAGCCTCACGAGGGGGTGGTGTATGCTGGCTGGGAGTAA